One segment of Streptomyces sp. TG1A-8 DNA contains the following:
- a CDS encoding AI-2E family transporter has protein sequence MSRVPGWLGRIGAGLTQMSERLDERRAEVEQERTTSAASAAGLLPGPAAPAAPPAVPPGPRPDPAQAVPWGVRVAAEAGWRLLVLAGTVWVLMRVISAVQLVVFAFVIALLVTALLQPTVARLTRHGVPRGPATALTAILGFVVIGLMGWFVTWQVMENIDTLSSQIQSGIDDLRNWLLKSPFHVTDKQINQVAKNLREAIGANTDQITSAGLEGVQVVVEAMTGILLVFFSTLFLLYDGARIWQWFLKLVPAAARPGVAGAGPRAWRTLTAYVRGTVLVALIDATFIGLGIYFLDVPMAVPLAVFIFLFSFIPLVGAVASGALAVVVALVTQGVFAAVMTLLVVLAVQQIEGHVLQPFILGRAVRVHPLAVVLTVAAGGMVAGIGGAVVAVPLVAVTNTVVGYLRTYSEGQPSPPAQQQPPAAPEAPGVEDPGAGAEAADGEPGEVPENTAGLAHQE, from the coding sequence ATGTCACGAGTGCCAGGGTGGCTCGGCCGGATCGGCGCCGGACTCACCCAGATGAGTGAGCGGCTGGACGAACGCCGCGCGGAGGTGGAGCAGGAGCGCACCACGTCCGCGGCGTCCGCGGCCGGCCTGCTCCCCGGCCCCGCGGCGCCCGCCGCGCCGCCGGCCGTCCCGCCCGGTCCCCGTCCCGATCCCGCGCAGGCCGTGCCGTGGGGCGTGCGCGTCGCGGCCGAGGCCGGCTGGCGGCTGCTGGTCCTGGCCGGCACGGTGTGGGTGCTGATGCGGGTCATCAGCGCCGTGCAACTGGTGGTCTTCGCCTTCGTCATCGCGCTGCTGGTCACCGCGCTGCTCCAGCCGACGGTTGCCCGGCTCACCCGGCACGGCGTGCCGCGCGGCCCGGCCACCGCCCTCACCGCGATCCTGGGCTTCGTCGTGATCGGCCTGATGGGCTGGTTCGTGACCTGGCAGGTCATGGAGAACATCGACACGCTCTCCAGCCAGATCCAGAGCGGCATCGACGACCTGCGCAACTGGCTGCTGAAGAGCCCCTTCCACGTCACCGACAAGCAGATCAACCAGGTCGCGAAGAACCTGCGCGAGGCCATCGGCGCCAACACTGACCAGATAACGTCCGCGGGTCTGGAGGGCGTCCAGGTCGTCGTCGAGGCCATGACCGGCATCCTGCTGGTGTTCTTCTCGACGCTGTTCCTGCTCTACGACGGCGCGCGCATCTGGCAGTGGTTCCTGAAGCTGGTGCCCGCCGCCGCCCGCCCGGGCGTGGCCGGCGCCGGCCCGCGCGCCTGGCGCACCCTGACGGCCTACGTCCGCGGCACGGTCCTGGTCGCCCTGATCGACGCGACCTTCATCGGCCTCGGCATCTACTTCCTGGACGTGCCGATGGCCGTCCCGCTGGCCGTGTTCATCTTCCTGTTCTCCTTCATCCCCCTGGTCGGCGCGGTCGCCTCCGGCGCCCTGGCCGTCGTGGTCGCGCTGGTGACCCAGGGCGTCTTTGCGGCCGTCATGACCCTCCTGGTGGTGCTGGCGGTGCAGCAGATCGAGGGCCACGTCCTGCAGCCGTTCATCCTGGGCCGCGCGGTGCGCGTCCACCCGCTGGCCGTGGTCCTCACGGTGGCGGCGGGCGGCATGGTGGCGGGCATCGGCGGCGCGGTGGTGGCCGTCCCGCTGGTGGCGGTGACGAACACGGTGGTGGGGTACCTGCGGACGTACTCCGAGGGGCAGCCGTCCCCGCCCGCGCAGCAGCAGCCCCCGGCCGCCCCGGAGGCGCCCGGCGTGGAGGACCCCGGGGCCGGGGCGGAAGCCGCGGACGGGGAGCCCGGGGAGGTCCCGGAGAACACGGCGGGCCTCGCCCACCAGGAGTGA
- a CDS encoding alkyl hydroperoxide reductase gives MSLDSLKSRVPDYAKDLKLNLGSVIGNSELPAQQLWGTVLATAIASRSPIVLRELEPEAKANLSPEAYSAAKAAAAVMAMNNVFYRTRHLLSDHEYGTLRAGLRMNVIGNPGVDKVDFELWSFAVSAINGCGMCLDSHEQVLRKAGIERDVIQEAFKIASVVQAVGVTLDAEAVLAE, from the coding sequence ATGTCGCTCGACTCCCTGAAGTCCCGCGTCCCGGACTACGCCAAGGACCTGAAGCTCAACCTGGGTTCGGTCATCGGCAACTCCGAGCTGCCGGCGCAGCAGCTGTGGGGCACGGTGCTGGCGACCGCCATCGCCTCCCGCTCCCCGATCGTGCTGCGTGAGCTGGAGCCGGAGGCGAAGGCGAACCTCTCGCCCGAGGCCTACTCGGCCGCGAAGGCCGCCGCCGCGGTGATGGCGATGAACAACGTCTTCTACCGCACCCGGCACCTGCTGTCCGACCACGAGTACGGCACCCTGCGCGCCGGTCTGCGGATGAACGTCATCGGCAACCCGGGCGTGGACAAGGTCGACTTCGAGCTCTGGTCGTTCGCCGTCTCGGCGATCAACGGCTGCGGGATGTGCCTGGACTCGCACGAGCAGGTGCTGCGCAAGGCCGGCATCGAGCGCGACGTGATCCAGGAGGCGTTCAAGATCGCTTCCGTGGTGCAGGCGGTCGGCGTCACCCTGGACGCCGAGGCCGTGCTGGCCGAGTAG
- a CDS encoding transglycosylase SLT domain-containing protein, whose amino-acid sequence MLEGNRVSRISVRGFAVASATAVTAVGSVVGVASGSTAQTNDAAEATAADTTLLADIPAGQQAQVQTASLTQQADAQAIAADASAKKDAEEAARKAAAEIAVAKKAAAEKAAKEAAKERAEAKAAASRDAARDSSSFPVQGSYSVAQIQAMARQMVAGGQFQCFSNIVDHESSWNYRAVNASSGAYGLFQALPGSKMASAGADWQTNPATQIKWGLNYMNGRYGSPCEAWSFWQANHWY is encoded by the coding sequence ATGCTGGAAGGAAACCGTGTGAGCCGGATTTCGGTCCGGGGATTCGCAGTGGCCTCGGCCACCGCGGTCACCGCCGTCGGAAGCGTCGTCGGCGTTGCCTCGGGCAGCACCGCGCAGACCAACGACGCCGCCGAGGCGACGGCAGCCGACACCACGCTCCTCGCGGACATACCCGCGGGTCAGCAGGCGCAGGTGCAGACCGCGTCCCTGACGCAGCAGGCCGACGCGCAGGCCATCGCCGCGGACGCGAGCGCCAAGAAGGACGCCGAGGAAGCGGCCCGCAAGGCCGCCGCCGAGATCGCGGTCGCCAAGAAGGCCGCCGCCGAGAAGGCGGCGAAGGAGGCGGCCAAGGAGCGCGCCGAGGCGAAGGCCGCGGCCAGCCGCGACGCCGCCCGCGACTCCTCCAGCTTCCCCGTCCAGGGCAGTTACTCCGTCGCGCAGATCCAGGCGATGGCGCGTCAGATGGTGGCGGGCGGGCAGTTCCAGTGCTTCAGCAACATCGTGGACCACGAGTCCAGCTGGAACTACCGGGCGGTCAACGCCTCCTCCGGCGCCTACGGTCTCTTCCAGGCCCTGCCCGGTTCCAAGATGGCGTCCGCCGGCGCCGACTGGCAGACCAATCCGGCCACCCAGATCAAGTGGGGCCTCAACTACATGAACGGCCGGTACGGCAGCCCGTGCGAGGCCTGGTCGTTCTGGCAGGCCAACCACTGGTACTAG
- a CDS encoding LysR substrate-binding domain-containing protein: MTVSNGRRRQPSLAQLRAFSAVAEHLHFRDAAAAIGMSQPALSGAVSSLEETLGVTLLERTTRKVLLSPAGERLAVRARAVLDEVGALLEEAEAVRAPFTGALRLGVIPTVAPYLLPTVLRLVHERYPQLDLQVHEEQTASLIDGLTSGRLDLLLLAVPLGVPGVTELPLFDEDFVLVTPLGHRLGGREGIAREALRELNLLLLDEGHCLRDQALDICREAGRKDAPVTTTAAGLSTLVQLVAGGLGCTLLPRTALELETARGGRLLTGSFAEPAPSRRVALAMRAGAARGAEYEALAAALREAMRPLPVRVLDGRA, translated from the coding sequence GTGACCGTCAGTAACGGCAGGCGCAGGCAGCCCAGCCTCGCACAGCTGCGGGCCTTCTCCGCCGTGGCCGAGCACCTGCACTTCCGCGACGCGGCGGCGGCCATAGGGATGAGCCAGCCCGCCCTGTCGGGCGCGGTCTCGTCCCTGGAGGAGACCCTCGGCGTGACCCTCCTCGAGCGTACGACGCGCAAGGTGCTGCTCTCGCCCGCCGGTGAGCGTCTCGCGGTGCGGGCCAGGGCGGTGCTGGACGAGGTCGGGGCACTGCTGGAGGAGGCCGAGGCGGTCCGGGCGCCCTTCACCGGCGCGCTGCGCCTGGGGGTCATCCCCACCGTCGCGCCGTACCTGCTGCCCACCGTGCTGCGGCTGGTCCACGAGCGGTATCCGCAGCTCGACCTGCAGGTGCACGAGGAGCAGACCGCCAGCCTCATCGACGGCCTCACCTCCGGCCGCCTGGACCTGCTGCTGCTCGCCGTCCCGCTCGGTGTCCCGGGGGTCACCGAACTGCCGCTGTTCGACGAGGACTTCGTGCTGGTCACCCCGCTCGGCCACCGGCTCGGCGGACGCGAGGGCATCGCGCGCGAGGCGCTGCGGGAGCTCAACCTGCTGCTCCTGGACGAGGGGCACTGCCTGCGCGACCAGGCCCTGGACATCTGCCGGGAGGCGGGGCGCAAGGACGCCCCGGTCACCACCACGGCCGCCGGACTGTCCACGCTGGTCCAGCTCGTCGCCGGCGGCCTGGGCTGCACCCTGCTCCCGCGCACCGCCCTGGAACTGGAGACGGCCCGCGGCGGCCGGCTGCTGACCGGTTCCTTCGCCGAACCGGCCCCGAGCCGCCGTGTCGCCCTCGCCATGCGCGCGGGCGCGGCCCGCGGCGCGGAGTACGAGGCGCTGGCGGCCGCCCTGCGCGAGGCCATGCGCCCCCTGCCGGTCCGGGTCCTGGACGGACGCGCCTGA
- a CDS encoding peroxiredoxin yields MLTVGDKFPEFELTACVSLEKGREFEKIDHKSYEGKWKVIFAWPKDFTFVCPTEIAAFGKLNDEFADRDAQVLGFSGDSEFVHHAWRKDHDDLRDLPFPMMADSKHELMRELGIEDEEGFAKRAVFIVDQNNEIQFSMVTAGSVGRNPKEVLRVLDALQTDELCPCNWSKGDETLDPVALLAGE; encoded by the coding sequence GTGCTCACTGTTGGTGACAAGTTCCCCGAGTTCGAACTGACCGCCTGCGTCTCGCTGGAGAAGGGCAGGGAGTTCGAGAAGATCGACCACAAGTCCTACGAGGGCAAGTGGAAGGTGATCTTCGCCTGGCCCAAGGACTTCACCTTCGTGTGCCCGACCGAGATCGCCGCCTTCGGCAAGCTGAACGACGAGTTCGCCGACCGGGACGCCCAGGTCCTCGGCTTCTCCGGCGACTCCGAGTTCGTCCACCACGCCTGGCGCAAGGACCACGACGACCTGCGCGACCTGCCGTTCCCGATGATGGCCGACTCCAAGCACGAGCTGATGCGCGAGCTGGGCATCGAGGACGAGGAGGGCTTCGCCAAGCGCGCCGTCTTCATCGTGGACCAGAACAACGAGATCCAGTTCTCCATGGTGACCGCCGGCTCCGTCGGCCGTAACCCCAAGGAGGTCCTGCGGGTCCTGGACGCGCTGCAGACGGACGAGCTGTGCCCCTGCAACTGGAGCAAGGGCGACGAGACACTCGACCCGGTCGCGCTGCTGGCCGGTGAGTGA
- a CDS encoding ABC transporter permease, with translation MSARQWARDLGMGARFAFTGGREGWVRVLLTAVGVGLGVALLLLTTALPNALAVRHQRDEARLDYTYAREPLPKAADTLVIAQADTTYHGKDVRGRLVEPEGPRAPLAPGLSRYPAPGEMVVSPALEELLGSGDGELLRARLPYRVTGTIGEAGLIGSRELAYYAGAKDLAPRINGWQTARIKEFGRPDPAPADRLDPVLLLLVLVMFVVLLMPVAVFVAAAVRFGGERRDRRLAALRLVGSDSRMTRRIAAGEALAGALAGLGLGTVFFLSGRRLAGSAEVLGISVFPSYLDPTPGLASLVAVAVPAAAVVVTLFALRGVVIEPLGVVRTAGSARRRLWWRLLLPLGGLAMLAPMIGQGRSNGDFNQYLVTGGVLLLLVGVTALLPWIVEAVVARLGPGPVAWQLAVRRLQLSSGSAARMVNGIAVAVAGAIALQMVFAGVQSDYTKETGNDVTRAQMQVSLPRGTAPAPAAARLSATRGVRKAVALSGAKVGDRSWHSEQGPSSSASVTVGDCASLREVARLSSCRDGDVFVVRGTDPETDRNTAALARTGRTLHFDSDYGFHRGPEVTWTVPGGLKPARTATSPTGDEIGGFLMTPAAVPGRVAPVISGTVYLSLDEAVPDAREYVRNTSARIDPLADVSVWASTEESYEFTSLRTGLFVGATCVLALIGASLLVSQLEQLRERRKLLSSLVAFGTRRRTLGLSVLWQTAVPVVLGLLLAAAVGLVLGVVLMKMTGTTVAVDWRGVLAMTAVGAGVVLAVTLLSLPPLWRLMRPDGLRTE, from the coding sequence ATGAGTGCCCGTCAATGGGCCCGGGACCTGGGCATGGGCGCCAGGTTCGCCTTCACCGGCGGGCGCGAGGGCTGGGTGCGGGTCCTGCTGACGGCGGTCGGCGTCGGACTCGGCGTCGCGCTGCTGCTGCTGACGACCGCGCTGCCGAACGCGCTGGCGGTACGCCACCAGCGCGACGAGGCCCGCCTGGACTACACCTACGCCCGGGAACCGCTGCCGAAGGCCGCCGACACCCTGGTGATCGCGCAAGCCGACACGACGTACCACGGCAAGGACGTCCGCGGCCGGCTGGTGGAGCCCGAGGGGCCGCGAGCGCCCCTGGCCCCGGGCCTGTCGCGGTACCCGGCGCCGGGCGAGATGGTCGTCTCCCCCGCGCTGGAGGAGCTGCTCGGCTCCGGCGACGGCGAACTGCTGCGCGCGCGGCTGCCCTACCGGGTGACCGGGACGATCGGTGAGGCCGGGCTGATCGGCTCGCGCGAACTCGCCTACTACGCCGGCGCGAAGGACCTGGCGCCGCGCATCAACGGCTGGCAGACGGCCCGCATCAAGGAGTTCGGCCGGCCGGACCCGGCGCCGGCCGACCGGCTGGACCCGGTCCTCCTCCTGCTCGTGCTGGTGATGTTCGTGGTGCTGCTCATGCCGGTCGCCGTGTTCGTCGCCGCGGCCGTGCGGTTCGGCGGCGAGCGGCGCGACCGCAGGCTGGCCGCCCTGCGGCTGGTCGGCTCCGACAGCCGGATGACCCGGCGCATCGCGGCGGGCGAGGCGCTCGCGGGCGCGCTGGCCGGGCTGGGCTTGGGCACGGTCTTCTTCCTGTCCGGCCGCCGGCTCGCCGGTTCCGCCGAGGTCCTCGGCATCAGCGTGTTCCCCAGCTACCTCGACCCGACGCCCGGGCTGGCCTCGCTGGTCGCCGTGGCCGTCCCGGCGGCGGCGGTGGTGGTCACCCTGTTCGCGCTGCGCGGGGTGGTCATCGAACCGCTGGGCGTGGTCCGTACGGCCGGATCCGCGCGGCGCCGGCTGTGGTGGCGGCTGCTGCTGCCGCTCGGCGGACTGGCGATGCTCGCGCCGATGATCGGCCAGGGCCGGTCGAACGGCGACTTCAACCAGTACCTGGTGACCGGCGGCGTCCTGCTGCTGCTCGTCGGTGTGACCGCGCTGCTGCCGTGGATCGTCGAAGCGGTGGTCGCCCGGCTCGGTCCGGGCCCGGTCGCCTGGCAACTGGCCGTGCGACGGCTGCAGTTGAGCAGTGGCTCGGCGGCCCGCATGGTGAACGGCATCGCGGTCGCGGTGGCCGGGGCGATCGCGCTGCAGATGGTGTTCGCGGGCGTCCAGAGCGACTACACCAAGGAGACCGGCAACGACGTCACCCGGGCCCAGATGCAGGTCTCCCTGCCCCGGGGGACCGCCCCCGCGCCGGCCGCCGCACGGCTCTCCGCCACCCGGGGCGTGCGGAAGGCCGTCGCGCTGTCCGGCGCCAAGGTCGGCGACCGCAGCTGGCACAGTGAACAGGGGCCCTCCTCCTCGGCGTCCGTGACGGTCGGCGACTGCGCCTCCCTGCGCGAGGTGGCCCGCCTGTCCTCCTGCCGCGACGGGGACGTCTTCGTGGTGCGGGGGACCGACCCGGAAACCGACCGGAACACCGCGGCGCTCGCCCGGACGGGCCGCACGCTCCACTTCGACAGCGACTACGGCTTCCACCGCGGCCCGGAGGTCACCTGGACCGTGCCCGGCGGCCTGAAGCCGGCCCGCACGGCCACCTCCCCCACGGGGGACGAGATCGGCGGGTTCCTGATGACACCGGCCGCCGTGCCCGGCCGGGTGGCGCCGGTGATCAGCGGGACGGTGTACCTGTCGCTGGACGAGGCGGTCCCGGACGCGCGCGAGTACGTCCGCAACACCTCGGCGCGGATCGACCCGCTGGCGGACGTGTCGGTGTGGGCGTCCACGGAGGAGTCCTACGAGTTCACCTCCCTGCGGACCGGGCTGTTCGTCGGGGCCACCTGCGTCCTGGCGCTGATCGGCGCGAGCCTGCTGGTCTCCCAGCTGGAGCAGTTGCGCGAGCGCCGGAAGCTGCTGTCGTCGCTGGTCGCCTTCGGCACCCGGCGCCGCACCCTGGGCCTGTCGGTGCTGTGGCAGACGGCGGTCCCGGTCGTGCTCGGCCTGCTGCTCGCGGCGGCCGTGGGGCTGGTGCTGGGCGTGGTGCTGATGAAGATGACGGGCACGACGGTGGCCGTGGACTGGCGGGGCGTGCTGGCGATGACCGCCGTCGGCGCGGGCGTGGTCCTCGCGGTCACCCTGCTGAGCCTGCCGCCGCTGTGGCGGCTGATGCGGCCGGACGGGCTGCGCACCGAGTAG